One segment of Phycisphaerales bacterium DNA contains the following:
- a CDS encoding co-chaperone GroES, producing the protein MKVRPLGDKVLIQRSEAQTQTDSGIFLPESAKDKPKEGKIVAIGDGHLNHETGSYIPFTVKKGDTVIFNSYAGTEVKIDGKELLIMTEDDILGIID; encoded by the coding sequence ATGAAGGTTCGACCACTCGGCGATAAAGTTCTGATCCAGCGATCGGAAGCACAGACTCAGACAGACTCTGGCATTTTTCTACCGGAGTCCGCAAAAGACAAACCAAAAGAGGGCAAAATTGTTGCCATTGGTGACGGACACTTGAATCATGAAACTGGTTCATATATCCCCTTCACCGTTAAGAAGGGTGACACCGTTATCTTTAATTCCTACGCAGGAACAGAGGTCAAGATTGATGGCAAAGAGCTACTCATTATGACCGAAGACGACATTCTTGGAATCATTGACTAA
- a CDS encoding PLP-dependent aspartate aminotransferase family protein, with protein MAQHNLHPDSQVIHAGQQADPITGAVMPPVSLATTYAQNSPGEHRGYEYTRSHNPTRYALERCIARLEGSSLTEQEDVSFGGFAFASGLAAMGTLLELNDAGAHVVAMNDLYGGSYRLLTHVRERTQGISVTYVDLTKPDTLASAINEKTSMIWVETPTNPTLSIVDLEHVASIAKDRGILTVCDSTFASPMLQRPLTLGFDVVLHSGTKYLGGHSDVLAGIAVTKQAAIAERIRYLQNAVGSVLSPFDSYLLLRGIKTLAIRIRRHCASAQLIAKWLETHPKVERVIYPGLESHPQYDIACRQMQIDGAAAGGGMITIILKGDLAASRRFLETVSIFQLAESLGGVESLIEHPAIMTHASLPQETRAELGISDSLVRISIGIEDVADLQQDLERALEQV; from the coding sequence ATGGCACAACACAATCTACATCCTGACTCTCAAGTTATTCACGCTGGCCAGCAAGCGGATCCAATCACTGGCGCCGTGATGCCTCCCGTCTCACTCGCGACTACATACGCACAAAACTCACCTGGTGAACACCGTGGTTATGAATACACGCGGAGTCACAATCCAACTCGTTATGCGCTAGAACGATGTATCGCCAGACTCGAAGGATCTTCACTGACTGAACAGGAAGATGTTTCTTTTGGTGGCTTTGCTTTTGCAAGTGGACTGGCTGCCATGGGCACCTTGCTTGAACTAAACGATGCAGGCGCCCACGTTGTGGCCATGAATGATCTTTATGGCGGCTCTTACCGTCTGCTCACACATGTCCGTGAGCGTACTCAGGGTATTTCCGTGACTTATGTCGACCTCACCAAACCCGATACGCTTGCCAGTGCAATCAACGAAAAAACAAGCATGATCTGGGTAGAGACGCCAACCAACCCAACCCTCTCGATCGTGGATCTAGAACACGTTGCATCCATCGCAAAAGACCGCGGCATCTTGACCGTTTGTGATAGCACATTTGCCAGCCCGATGCTGCAACGGCCATTAACACTTGGCTTTGATGTGGTTCTTCATTCCGGCACCAAATACCTGGGCGGGCACAGTGATGTGCTGGCAGGAATAGCTGTCACCAAGCAAGCAGCTATTGCAGAGCGCATTCGCTATCTACAAAACGCCGTTGGCTCTGTACTGAGCCCGTTTGATAGTTATCTACTTCTAAGAGGCATTAAGACACTCGCCATTCGAATTCGGCGGCACTGTGCCTCAGCGCAACTCATTGCAAAGTGGCTAGAGACACACCCCAAGGTAGAACGTGTGATCTATCCTGGGCTAGAGAGTCATCCTCAATACGACATCGCATGCCGACAAATGCAGATCGATGGCGCTGCTGCTGGAGGTGGGATGATTACTATTATTCTAAAAGGTGATCTGGCTGCTTCACGACGTTTCTTGGAGACTGTGTCAATCTTCCAGTTAGCAGAATCACTTGGCGGTGTTGAGTCACTGATTGAACACCCAGCTATCATGACTCATGCATCTTTACCCCAAGAGACGCGAGCCGAGCTCGGCATCAGTGACTCGCTGGTAAGAATTTCTATTGGGATCGAAGACGTTGCTGACCTACAACAGGACCTTGAGCGAGCGCTCGAGCAGGTCTAA
- a CDS encoding pyridoxal-phosphate dependent enzyme, protein MNKPHVTTSPPLAHVYNNVLEMIGNTPIVECQKLDTGPCQLFFKMESLNPGNSIKDRIAVSMIDAAEAAGHLEIGGHLIEATAGNTGIALALVAQQKGYQVTVVVPDKMSAGKISHLRAMGAQVVIARSDVEKGHPDYYQDVAARIARETPNSFYINQFANPANIEAHYETTGPEIWNQLDHQVDAFVAGVGSGGTVSGAGRFLKECNPELEVILADPEGSILAPLVNDGKEISPGSWLVEGIGEDFVPDILDLSLVDKAYSITDKEAFFTARDLLHKEGILAGSSVGTLLAAALQYCREQTEPKRVVTLICDNGAKYLDKMFNDLWMVDQGFIERTQHGNLRDLIARRHLHGEDHTLRDHMPLTQAIKMMRLYDISQMSVLDQDNKVIGILDESDVLMALMNSPDMNKRPVSDFMTSRLQTVSPDASINDLMPIFRADRVAIVRDDSQYYGLITRIDLINYLRAKMP, encoded by the coding sequence ATGAATAAGCCACACGTCACAACTTCGCCTCCGCTCGCTCATGTCTATAACAACGTCCTCGAGATGATTGGCAATACACCAATAGTCGAATGCCAAAAGCTCGACACCGGCCCTTGCCAGTTGTTTTTCAAGATGGAGTCTTTGAACCCAGGTAATTCGATTAAGGATCGAATTGCTGTGTCCATGATTGATGCCGCCGAAGCAGCAGGACATCTGGAGATAGGTGGACATCTCATTGAAGCAACTGCCGGCAATACCGGCATTGCACTGGCCTTGGTTGCCCAGCAAAAGGGCTATCAGGTGACTGTGGTCGTTCCTGACAAGATGAGTGCGGGCAAGATTTCACATTTGCGAGCAATGGGCGCTCAAGTCGTCATTGCAAGATCAGACGTAGAAAAGGGTCACCCTGACTACTACCAAGATGTAGCAGCTCGTATTGCTCGTGAAACACCCAATAGTTTTTATATCAACCAGTTCGCCAATCCAGCCAACATTGAAGCCCACTATGAGACAACAGGGCCTGAGATCTGGAACCAGCTCGATCACCAAGTCGATGCCTTTGTCGCTGGTGTCGGTTCAGGTGGTACCGTTTCCGGTGCCGGTCGATTTCTCAAAGAATGCAATCCGGAACTAGAGGTCATTCTTGCTGACCCGGAGGGATCAATACTGGCTCCACTTGTCAACGATGGCAAAGAGATTTCGCCCGGCAGCTGGCTTGTTGAGGGTATTGGAGAGGACTTTGTTCCTGATATTCTCGACTTGAGTCTTGTTGATAAGGCATACTCAATCACCGACAAGGAAGCTTTCTTTACTGCGAGGGATCTGCTGCATAAAGAGGGCATTCTTGCTGGCTCTTCTGTTGGCACATTACTTGCCGCTGCATTGCAATATTGTCGCGAGCAGACCGAGCCTAAGCGGGTTGTCACATTGATCTGTGACAACGGTGCCAAATACCTTGACAAAATGTTCAATGATCTCTGGATGGTCGACCAAGGTTTTATTGAACGAACACAGCATGGCAATCTGCGCGATCTCATTGCTCGCCGTCACTTACACGGCGAAGATCACACTCTACGAGATCATATGCCACTGACACAGGCCATTAAGATGATGAGGCTTTATGACATCAGTCAGATGTCAGTTTTAGACCAAGACAACAAAGTCATCGGCATCCTGGATGAATCTGATGTACTCATGGCGCTCATGAACTCGCCAGACATGAACAAACGTCCCGTGAGTGACTTCATGACAAGCCGTTTGCAAACCGTTTCACCCGATGCCTCGATCAACGATCTCATGCCTATCTTCCGCGCCGACCGAGTCGCAATCGTGCGTGACGATTCGCAATACTATGGACTGATTACTCGCATTGACCTCATCAACTACCTTCGCGCCAAGATGCCTTAG
- a CDS encoding HRDC domain-containing protein has protein sequence MSPTPKKKNVLAHTHRSRKRTRQHALSSSEANALVKPAKLPENDLIVTDPPVFIETQNKLDAFLKHIHECKCVAYDTEFVGELSYFPKLCLIQLVTTEQIAVVDAMADLDLSGVWEVLADPDIDVVVHAGQQDLEPVVRLGGKAPSNIFDVQIAAAFVGQGYPVSLARLVERFCKYKLPKSLTFTHWDERPLSDVHIEYAANDVRFLLLLRQKLCKKLDEAGHMDWARQEMMRLEEMGNYQFNPKTAYQRIRKSRSMGPRSLTVLRALVAVRDAAAREHDLPPRTLLKDEVLLALSRTPRNSIPELKQVQGLPRPLAEAYGQQLIDATQTALAEPKSSWPSSQEPDLTFEQRATTDHLWALIQAWCLGSGVAPSLVITRATTGQAMLAHRRGEGAASALPKGWRQVFLGQTISDLLDGSHCMKLTWSKKSLRASLAEHHADKID, from the coding sequence ATGAGTCCCACCCCAAAGAAAAAGAATGTTCTGGCGCATACACACAGGAGTCGAAAGCGTACACGTCAACATGCATTATCTTCGAGCGAAGCAAATGCACTGGTGAAGCCGGCCAAACTGCCAGAGAACGATCTCATTGTCACCGACCCACCCGTATTTATTGAGACACAAAACAAACTAGACGCCTTCCTCAAACATATACACGAGTGTAAGTGCGTGGCGTACGACACTGAATTCGTAGGTGAACTCAGCTATTTTCCCAAGCTCTGCCTCATTCAATTGGTCACGACCGAACAAATAGCGGTTGTTGATGCCATGGCTGATCTGGATCTCAGCGGAGTCTGGGAAGTACTTGCCGATCCTGATATTGATGTCGTCGTCCATGCCGGCCAGCAGGATCTTGAACCAGTCGTTCGATTGGGGGGGAAGGCACCTTCCAATATCTTCGATGTCCAGATTGCAGCGGCGTTTGTAGGCCAGGGATACCCCGTCTCTTTGGCACGGTTGGTCGAGCGTTTCTGTAAGTACAAACTACCTAAGTCTCTGACCTTTACACACTGGGATGAACGCCCACTGTCAGATGTCCATATTGAATACGCCGCCAATGATGTCCGCTTTCTACTTCTGTTGCGCCAGAAGCTTTGTAAGAAGCTCGACGAAGCGGGCCATATGGACTGGGCGCGTCAAGAAATGATGCGTTTGGAAGAGATGGGTAACTATCAGTTCAATCCTAAAACTGCTTATCAGCGAATTCGCAAGAGTCGTTCGATGGGGCCGCGCAGTTTGACGGTGCTTCGTGCCTTGGTTGCGGTACGCGATGCAGCTGCTCGTGAGCATGATCTTCCACCACGAACACTGCTTAAGGATGAGGTGCTACTCGCATTGTCCCGTACACCCCGAAATAGCATCCCAGAACTTAAGCAGGTCCAGGGGCTGCCACGCCCGCTTGCTGAGGCCTATGGACAACAGCTGATCGATGCTACGCAAACTGCACTCGCTGAGCCAAAGTCCTCATGGCCTAGCTCTCAAGAACCGGATCTCACTTTTGAACAGCGGGCCACAACCGATCACTTGTGGGCATTGATTCAAGCTTGGTGTCTCGGTAGCGGTGTCGCCCCATCGCTGGTGATCACCAGAGCCACAACCGGCCAAGCGATGCTGGCCCACCGTCGAGGTGAAGGTGCAGCCTCTGCGCTTCCTAAGGGCTGGCGGCAGGTCTTTCTCGGCCAAACCATCAGTGATCTACTCGACGGGTCTCATTGCATGAAACTGACCTGGAGCAAAAAGTCACTTCGAGCTTCGCTTGCTGAGCACCATGCCGACAAAATCGATTGA
- the groL gene encoding chaperonin GroEL (60 kDa chaperone family; promotes refolding of misfolded polypeptides especially under stressful conditions; forms two stacked rings of heptamers to form a barrel-shaped 14mer; ends can be capped by GroES; misfolded proteins enter the barrel where they are refolded when GroES binds), with amino-acid sequence MAAKQIAYDIDAREQMLRGIQKLAKAVKVTLGPSGRVVVLEKSFGAPTVTKDGVTVAKEIELSDPYENMGAQMVKEVASKSSKDAGDGTTTATIYAEAIFAEGLKNITAGANANQIKRGIDEACRAITEKLEKMSRKVKSSTEIAQVGTCAANQDAQIGQIIAEAMDKVGKDGVITVEEGKSLDTFVELVEGMQFDKGYLSPHFVTDAAAMEADLDDCYVLVHEKKLSSAKDLLPLLGKVAESGKSLLIIAEDIDGEALATLVVNRLRGVLKVVAVKAPGFGDRRKEQLQDIAILTGAEPVMEELGVDLESMTLKSLGRAKKITIDKDTTTIVEGAGKTGDIKGRIEQLKAQIDASTSDYDTEKLQERLAKLAGGVAQINVGAATEVEMKEKKARVEDALHACRAAVEEGILPGGGVAVIRARSALDAIRQKVRGDEKLGVDIVHRAVSAPIRQIAENCGLEGSLVAQRVEDADEADMGYNGMTQKYENLIKAGVIVPTKVERVALQNASSISGLLLTTDCAITEIKEKKSKAPAPGMDDMDF; translated from the coding sequence ATGGCTGCCAAACAGATTGCTTATGACATTGACGCACGCGAGCAGATGCTCCGTGGCATTCAAAAACTTGCCAAGGCCGTAAAGGTCACACTCGGGCCATCAGGTCGCGTAGTTGTGCTTGAAAAGTCCTTTGGCGCTCCTACGGTCACCAAAGACGGTGTGACTGTTGCAAAAGAAATTGAACTCAGCGATCCATATGAAAATATGGGTGCTCAGATGGTTAAGGAAGTTGCCTCAAAGTCCTCAAAGGACGCGGGTGATGGAACGACCACCGCTACCATCTACGCTGAAGCAATATTTGCTGAAGGTCTCAAGAACATCACCGCTGGTGCCAACGCCAATCAAATTAAGCGTGGTATCGATGAGGCCTGTCGGGCCATTACCGAAAAACTCGAAAAGATGTCGCGTAAGGTGAAGTCATCTACAGAGATCGCCCAAGTCGGCACCTGTGCCGCCAACCAAGATGCTCAGATCGGGCAGATCATTGCCGAAGCGATGGACAAGGTAGGCAAGGACGGTGTCATCACCGTGGAAGAAGGAAAAAGCCTCGATACATTTGTTGAGCTGGTTGAAGGCATGCAGTTCGATAAGGGCTATCTCAGTCCACATTTCGTCACGGATGCTGCGGCAATGGAAGCCGACCTTGACGACTGTTATGTACTTGTTCATGAAAAGAAGCTCTCTTCCGCAAAGGATCTGTTGCCATTGCTTGGCAAGGTTGCCGAAAGTGGAAAGAGTCTCCTCATCATCGCAGAGGATATTGACGGTGAAGCGCTCGCAACACTTGTAGTCAATCGCCTTCGAGGTGTGCTCAAGGTTGTTGCGGTCAAAGCACCAGGCTTTGGCGATCGCCGCAAAGAGCAACTTCAAGACATTGCTATCCTCACCGGGGCAGAACCTGTCATGGAGGAACTTGGTGTAGACCTTGAGAGCATGACACTCAAAAGTCTTGGTCGAGCTAAGAAAATCACCATCGACAAGGACACCACAACGATTGTTGAGGGTGCTGGCAAAACTGGTGATATCAAAGGTCGCATCGAGCAACTCAAGGCACAAATCGATGCATCAACTTCCGATTATGACACTGAAAAACTTCAGGAACGTCTGGCCAAGTTGGCTGGTGGCGTGGCTCAAATCAATGTTGGTGCTGCCACTGAAGTAGAGATGAAAGAAAAGAAGGCCCGTGTTGAAGACGCGTTGCATGCCTGTCGTGCAGCTGTTGAAGAAGGCATTCTGCCAGGCGGCGGCGTCGCTGTCATTCGTGCTCGTTCCGCACTCGACGCCATACGTCAAAAAGTCCGAGGTGATGAGAAGCTTGGCGTGGACATTGTCCATCGAGCCGTCTCTGCACCAATTCGGCAGATCGCTGAAAACTGTGGCCTTGAGGGTTCTCTCGTCGCACAAAGAGTGGAAGACGCTGATGAAGCTGATATGGGTTACAACGGCATGACTCAGAAGTATGAGAACCTCATCAAGGCCGGCGTCATTGTGCCTACCAAGGTCGAACGCGTTGCACTACAAAATGCATCGAGTATTTCTGGGCTTCTGCTCACGACTGACTGTGCTATTACAGAAATCAAAGAGAAGAAGTCTAAGGCTCCAGCACCTGGCATGGATGACATGGATTTCTAA
- the ruvB gene encoding Holliday junction branch migration DNA helicase RuvB, whose product MARQRVVCGKATNKEVTVEEHPTGVEPTANQSSVRPQELAQYIGQSEMLETLRIALQAAQQRSDPMEHLLLHGPPGLGKTTLAHVVAVEMGTQLHQASGPALTKASDLVGTLTKMQAGDVLFIDEIHRLPAAVEEYLYPAMEDYKIDFTLDAGMHARMVTYQLKPFTLIGATTRAGLLTAALRSRFGLVNHLRFYDEKELVEILHRAADRLGLPSMTKNARQAIARRSRGTPRVTLRLLRRVRDLAQVRFGGSISELVVEEALALERIDELGLDELDRRYLKTLNEVYAGGPVGVEAMAATMGDDAGTLQDLVEPYLLQVGFLARTRQGRQLTPTGQAYLQGDSQPAKTHPQQVRA is encoded by the coding sequence ATGGCACGACAGCGCGTTGTCTGCGGCAAAGCTACCAATAAAGAGGTGACGGTCGAAGAGCACCCCACAGGTGTTGAACCAACCGCCAATCAAAGTAGCGTTCGCCCACAGGAACTGGCCCAATATATCGGCCAATCCGAGATGCTAGAGACCTTGCGAATCGCATTGCAAGCCGCTCAACAACGAAGTGATCCGATGGAGCATCTCCTATTACATGGACCGCCAGGACTGGGGAAAACGACCCTTGCTCATGTGGTGGCTGTGGAAATGGGTACACAGCTACACCAAGCCTCTGGTCCAGCACTGACCAAGGCGAGTGATCTCGTTGGCACACTAACTAAGATGCAGGCTGGCGACGTGCTCTTTATTGATGAAATCCACCGACTGCCTGCAGCCGTTGAAGAGTACCTCTACCCTGCGATGGAGGACTACAAGATCGATTTCACACTTGATGCTGGTATGCACGCCCGAATGGTGACCTACCAACTCAAACCATTTACCCTCATTGGTGCCACAACCCGAGCTGGATTGCTCACGGCGGCCTTGCGAAGCCGCTTTGGCTTAGTCAACCACCTTCGCTTTTATGATGAGAAAGAACTAGTCGAGATCCTCCATCGAGCGGCCGATCGCCTCGGCCTACCCTCGATGACAAAAAATGCGCGCCAGGCGATTGCCAGGCGTAGCCGCGGTACCCCTCGCGTCACCCTCCGGCTCTTACGGCGTGTTCGTGATTTGGCCCAAGTCCGATTTGGTGGCTCCATTAGCGAGCTGGTTGTGGAAGAGGCATTAGCCCTTGAACGCATTGATGAACTTGGCCTCGACGAACTTGACCGTCGCTATTTGAAGACCCTCAATGAGGTCTATGCTGGTGGGCCCGTAGGAGTAGAGGCCATGGCTGCAACCATGGGAGATGATGCCGGCACCTTGCAAGACCTAGTTGAACCCTACCTGCTTCAAGTTGGTTTTCTAGCTCGTACCCGGCAAGGACGGCAATTGACCCCTACTGGCCAGGCCTACCTTCAAGGCGATAGCCAGCCAGCCAAAACCCACCCACAGCAAGTGAGAGCCTAA
- the asnS gene encoding asparagine--tRNA ligase produces the protein MPPAPSHTQDLRVVDVLNNPAIPTDDVTQKVVLKGWVRTRRDSKAGFSFIHLTDGSCMDLIQVVAPSELENYEEQVKSLTTGCSIIVTGHLVQSTGKGQNVEMQASNIEVIGWVDDPDTYPASAKRHTFEYLRDFAHLRPRTNTFGAVARVRHCVSQAIHNFLSNEGFMWVHTPIITASDCEGAGELFRVSTLDMQNLPRDESGEVDYTQDFFGKESFLTVSGQLNVEAYCLALSRVYTFGPTFRAEKSNTSRHLAEFWMVEPELAFADLNDNANLAEAFLKSIFREVLEKCPEDMAFFQQRIDKDCIDRLERFLDVSFARIEYSEAVARLEKAISGGTKFEYPVTWGTDLQSEHERWLVSELGCPVVVMNYPKEIKAFYMRLNDDGKTVAAMDVLAPGIGEIIGGSQREERLDVLDARIDESGVPREAYWWYRDLRRYGTVPHSGFGLGLERTIAYITGMANVRDVIPYPRTPRSAQF, from the coding sequence ATGCCCCCTGCCCCATCCCATACTCAAGACCTTCGTGTTGTCGATGTGCTCAATAACCCCGCGATTCCAACCGATGATGTCACGCAAAAGGTTGTCTTGAAGGGCTGGGTTCGTACCCGCCGCGATTCCAAGGCTGGCTTTTCTTTCATTCATCTCACCGATGGCTCTTGTATGGATCTGATTCAAGTCGTCGCACCGTCAGAGTTGGAGAACTACGAAGAGCAAGTAAAGAGTTTAACGACGGGTTGCTCAATCATTGTCACCGGCCATCTCGTGCAATCTACAGGGAAGGGACAAAATGTTGAGATGCAAGCATCAAATATTGAAGTGATTGGATGGGTTGACGATCCAGATACGTACCCCGCGTCAGCAAAGCGACACACCTTTGAATACTTACGTGACTTTGCACACTTACGCCCTCGCACCAATACATTCGGCGCAGTGGCTCGAGTCCGCCACTGTGTTTCTCAAGCAATACACAACTTTCTGTCAAATGAAGGTTTCATGTGGGTTCATACCCCAATCATTACTGCAAGTGACTGCGAGGGCGCTGGAGAGCTCTTCCGCGTATCAACTTTAGATATGCAGAACCTGCCTCGCGATGAATCTGGAGAAGTTGATTACACGCAAGATTTCTTCGGAAAAGAAAGCTTTTTAACAGTATCTGGACAGCTTAATGTTGAGGCATATTGCCTAGCGTTGAGCCGCGTCTATACGTTCGGCCCAACATTTCGTGCAGAAAAATCAAACACTTCTCGCCATCTTGCAGAGTTCTGGATGGTCGAGCCGGAACTCGCTTTCGCCGACCTTAACGACAACGCCAACCTCGCGGAAGCATTCCTTAAATCCATTTTTCGTGAGGTCTTGGAAAAGTGTCCAGAGGATATGGCTTTCTTCCAGCAGCGCATTGACAAAGACTGTATTGATCGCTTGGAACGTTTCCTTGATGTGAGCTTTGCACGGATTGAATATTCAGAGGCTGTTGCTCGGCTTGAAAAAGCCATCTCCGGTGGCACCAAGTTTGAGTATCCCGTGACTTGGGGAACAGATCTTCAATCAGAGCACGAGCGATGGTTGGTCAGCGAGCTTGGCTGCCCTGTCGTAGTCATGAACTACCCGAAAGAAATTAAGGCGTTCTACATGCGATTGAATGACGACGGCAAAACAGTGGCCGCTATGGACGTGCTTGCTCCAGGCATTGGAGAAATCATCGGTGGTTCACAACGTGAAGAGCGCCTTGATGTCCTTGATGCCAGGATTGATGAATCTGGTGTACCCCGTGAAGCCTACTGGTGGTACCGCGATCTTCGTCGCTACGGGACCGTCCCTCATTCAGGGTTTGGCCTTGGCTTGGAGCGTACGATTGCGTATATCACTGGAATGGCCAATGTCCGAGATGTCATTCCTTATCCTCGAACACCTCGAAGTGCTCAATTCTGA
- a CDS encoding response regulator codes for MMMQTENNTPIQRAGSGRLTLLLTHNDWRDETPLHRLPHLLSPMGIECIDVGNGEEAAEVIQNVPVHIAVVDLTTPLRSGEEAAGSVAPAGAARILQLLRRLEPSPPTVVVRPCQPTRRKSARELSQSLRDGAFAVLDRPVQLETMLEVMRRVLSRHYEDSWPTQSGHCMDV; via the coding sequence ATGATGATGCAGACAGAGAACAATACGCCAATTCAAAGAGCTGGCTCAGGCCGGTTGACGTTGTTGTTAACCCATAACGACTGGCGTGATGAGACCCCCTTGCATCGCTTACCGCACCTACTCAGCCCAATGGGAATCGAGTGCATCGATGTGGGTAATGGTGAAGAAGCTGCAGAAGTCATCCAGAATGTTCCTGTACATATTGCTGTGGTCGACCTCACCACACCACTCAGGTCTGGTGAAGAGGCTGCGGGCTCGGTGGCCCCCGCAGGCGCAGCTCGGATCCTGCAGTTGCTACGCCGCCTAGAGCCATCGCCGCCCACCGTTGTGGTCCGGCCTTGTCAGCCAACCCGTCGCAAGAGCGCTCGTGAGCTCTCGCAATCACTGCGTGATGGCGCGTTTGCCGTGCTCGACCGACCAGTTCAGCTAGAGACCATGCTAGAGGTCATGCGGCGTGTTCTTTCTCGACACTATGAAGACAGTTGGCCCACACAGAGTGGGCATTGTATGGACGTTTGA